The Macaca fascicularis isolate 582-1 chromosome 1, T2T-MFA8v1.1 genome includes a window with the following:
- the TMEM53 gene encoding transmembrane protein 53 isoform X3 yields MVFFSESLGIPSLRVLAQKLLELLFDYEIEKEPLLFHVFSNGGVMLYRYVLELLQTRRFCHLRVVGTIFDSAPGDSNLVGALRALAAILERRAAVLRLLLLVAFALVVVLFHVLLAPITALFHTHFYDRLQDAGSRWPELYLYSRADEVVPARDVERMVEARLARRVLARSVDFVSSAHVSHLRDYPTYYTSLCVDFMRNCVHC; encoded by the coding sequence ATGGTCTTCTTCTCCGAGTCGCTGGGCATCCCTTCACTTCGTGTTTTGGCCCAGAAGCTGCTCGAGCTGCTCTTTGATTATGAGATTGAGAAGGAGCCCCTGCTCTTCCATGTCTTCAGCAACGGTGGCGTCATGCTGTACCGCTACGTGCTGGAGCTCCTGCAGACCCGTCGCTTCTGTCACCTGCGTGTGGTGGGCACCATCTTTGACAGCGCTCCTGGTGACAGCAACCTGGTAGGGGCTCTGCGGGCCCTGGCAGCCATCCTGGAGCGCCGGGCTGCCGTGCTGCGCCTGTTGCTGCTGGTGGCCTTTGCCCTGGTGGTTGTCCTGTTCCACGTCCTGCTTGCTCCCATCACAGCCCTCTTCCACACCCACTTCTATGACAGGCTACAGGACGCGGGCTCTCGCTGGCCTGAACTTTACCTCTACTCAAGGGCTGACGAAGTAGTCCCGGCCAGAGACGTAGAACGCATGGTGGAGGCACGCCTGGCACGTCGGGTCCTGGCACGTTCTGTGGACTTTGTGTCATCTGCACACGTCAGCCACCTCCGTGACTACCCTACTTACTACACAAGCCTCTGTGTCGACTTCATGCGCAACTGTGTCCACTGCTGA
- the RNF220 gene encoding E3 ubiquitin-protein ligase RNF220 isoform X8: MKRRKQDEGQREGSCMAEDDAVDIEHENNNRFEEYEWCGQKRIRATTLLEGGFRGSGFIMCSGKENPDSDADLDVDGDDTLEYGKPQYTEADVIPCTGEEPGEAKEREALRGAVLNGGPPSTRITPEFSKWANDEMPSTSNGESSKQEAMQKTCKNSDIEKITEDSAVTTFEALKARVRELERQLSRGDRYKCLICMDSYSMPLTSIQCWHVHCEECWLRTLGAKKLCPQCNTITAPGDLRRIYL; encoded by the exons ATGAAACGGAGGAAGCAAGATGAAGGGCAG AGGGAAGGCTCCTGCATGGCTGAGGATGATGCTGTGGACATCGAGCATGAGAACAACAACCGCTTTGAGGAGTATGAATGGTGTGGGCAGAAGCGGATACGGGCCACCACTCTTCTGGAAGGTGGCTTCCGAG GCTCTGGCTTCATCATGTGCAGCGGCAAAGAGAACCCGGACAGTGATGCGGACTTGGATGTGGATGGGGATGACACTTTGGAGTATGGGAAGCCACA ATATACAGAGGCTGATGTCATCCCCTGCACAGGCGAGGAGCCTGgtgaagccaaggagagagaggcACTCCGGGGTGCAGTCCTAAA tGGCGGCCCTCCCAGCACACGCATCACGCCTGAGTTCTCTAAATGGGCCAATGACG AGATGCCATCCACCAGCAATGGGGAAAGCAGCAAGCAGGAGGCCATGCAGAAGACCTGCAAGAACAGCGACATCGAGAA AATCACCGAAGATTCAGCTGTGACCACGTTTGAGGCTCTGAAGGCTCGGGTCAGAGAACTTGAACGGCAGCTATCTCGTGGGGACCGTTACAAATGCCTCATCTGCATG GACTCGTACTCGATGCCCCTGACGTCCATCCAGTGTTGGCACGTGCACTGCGAGGAGTGCTGGCTGCGGACCCTG GGTGCCAAGAAGCTCTGCCCTCAGTGCAACACGATCACAGCACCCGGAGACCTGCGGAGGATCTACTTGTGA
- the RNF220 gene encoding E3 ubiquitin-protein ligase RNF220 isoform X7, protein MKRRKQDEGQVCPLCNCPLAGSEQEMSRHVEHCLSKREGSCMAEDDAVDIEHENNNRFEEYEWCGQKRIRATTLLEGGFRGSGFIMCSGKENPDSDADLDVDGDDTLEYGKPQYTEADVIPCTGEEPGEAKEREALRGAVLNGGPPSTRITPEFSKWANDEMPSTSNGESSKQEAMQKTCKNSDIEKITEDSAVTTFEALKARVRELERQLSRGDRYKCLICMDSYSMPLTSIQCWHVHCEECWLRTLGAKKLCPQCNTITAPGDLRRIYL, encoded by the exons ATGAAACGGAGGAAGCAAGATGAAGGGCAGGTATGTCCCCTGTGCAACTGCCCCCTGGCAGGATCGGAGCAGGAGATGAGTAGGCATGTGGAGCATTGCCTTTCTAAG AGGGAAGGCTCCTGCATGGCTGAGGATGATGCTGTGGACATCGAGCATGAGAACAACAACCGCTTTGAGGAGTATGAATGGTGTGGGCAGAAGCGGATACGGGCCACCACTCTTCTGGAAGGTGGCTTCCGAG GCTCTGGCTTCATCATGTGCAGCGGCAAAGAGAACCCGGACAGTGATGCGGACTTGGATGTGGATGGGGATGACACTTTGGAGTATGGGAAGCCACA ATATACAGAGGCTGATGTCATCCCCTGCACAGGCGAGGAGCCTGgtgaagccaaggagagagaggcACTCCGGGGTGCAGTCCTAAA tGGCGGCCCTCCCAGCACACGCATCACGCCTGAGTTCTCTAAATGGGCCAATGACG AGATGCCATCCACCAGCAATGGGGAAAGCAGCAAGCAGGAGGCCATGCAGAAGACCTGCAAGAACAGCGACATCGAGAA AATCACCGAAGATTCAGCTGTGACCACGTTTGAGGCTCTGAAGGCTCGGGTCAGAGAACTTGAACGGCAGCTATCTCGTGGGGACCGTTACAAATGCCTCATCTGCATG GACTCGTACTCGATGCCCCTGACGTCCATCCAGTGTTGGCACGTGCACTGCGAGGAGTGCTGGCTGCGGACCCTG GGTGCCAAGAAGCTCTGCCCTCAGTGCAACACGATCACAGCACCCGGAGACCTGCGGAGGATCTACTTGTGA
- the RNF220 gene encoding E3 ubiquitin-protein ligase RNF220 isoform X9, protein MREGSCMAEDDAVDIEHENNNRFEEYEWCGQKRIRATTLLEGGFRGSGFIMCSGKENPDSDADLDVDGDDTLEYGKPQYTEADVIPCTGEEPGEAKEREALRGAVLNGGPPSTRITPEFSKWANDEMPSTSNGESSKQEAMQKTCKNSDIEKITEDSAVTTFEALKARVRELERQLSRGDRYKCLICMDSYSMPLTSIQCWHVHCEECWLRTLGAKKLCPQCNTITAPGDLRRIYL, encoded by the exons ATG AGGGAAGGCTCCTGCATGGCTGAGGATGATGCTGTGGACATCGAGCATGAGAACAACAACCGCTTTGAGGAGTATGAATGGTGTGGGCAGAAGCGGATACGGGCCACCACTCTTCTGGAAGGTGGCTTCCGAG GCTCTGGCTTCATCATGTGCAGCGGCAAAGAGAACCCGGACAGTGATGCGGACTTGGATGTGGATGGGGATGACACTTTGGAGTATGGGAAGCCACA ATATACAGAGGCTGATGTCATCCCCTGCACAGGCGAGGAGCCTGgtgaagccaaggagagagaggcACTCCGGGGTGCAGTCCTAAA tGGCGGCCCTCCCAGCACACGCATCACGCCTGAGTTCTCTAAATGGGCCAATGACG AGATGCCATCCACCAGCAATGGGGAAAGCAGCAAGCAGGAGGCCATGCAGAAGACCTGCAAGAACAGCGACATCGAGAA AATCACCGAAGATTCAGCTGTGACCACGTTTGAGGCTCTGAAGGCTCGGGTCAGAGAACTTGAACGGCAGCTATCTCGTGGGGACCGTTACAAATGCCTCATCTGCATG GACTCGTACTCGATGCCCCTGACGTCCATCCAGTGTTGGCACGTGCACTGCGAGGAGTGCTGGCTGCGGACCCTG GGTGCCAAGAAGCTCTGCCCTCAGTGCAACACGATCACAGCACCCGGAGACCTGCGGAGGATCTACTTGTGA
- the RNF220 gene encoding E3 ubiquitin-protein ligase RNF220 isoform X6: MPRARSGRRSRGAGGREETFLRVRANRQTRLNARIGKMKRRKQDEGQREGSCMAEDDAVDIEHENNNRFEEYEWCGQKRIRATTLLEGGFRGSGFIMCSGKENPDSDADLDVDGDDTLEYGKPQYTEADVIPCTGEEPGEAKEREALRGAVLNGGPPSTRITPEFSKWANDEMPSTSNGESSKQEAMQKTCKNSDIEKITEDSAVTTFEALKARVRELERQLSRGDRYKCLICMDSYSMPLTSIQCWHVHCEECWLRTLGAKKLCPQCNTITAPGDLRRIYL, from the exons ATGCCGAGAGCCCGGAGCGGCCGGAGGAGCAGAGGGGCTGGCGGGAGGGAGGAA ACCTTTCTGCGAGTACGAGCCAACCGGCAGACCCGACTGAATG CTCGGATTGGGAAAATGAAACGGAGGAAGCAAGATGAAGGGCAG AGGGAAGGCTCCTGCATGGCTGAGGATGATGCTGTGGACATCGAGCATGAGAACAACAACCGCTTTGAGGAGTATGAATGGTGTGGGCAGAAGCGGATACGGGCCACCACTCTTCTGGAAGGTGGCTTCCGAG GCTCTGGCTTCATCATGTGCAGCGGCAAAGAGAACCCGGACAGTGATGCGGACTTGGATGTGGATGGGGATGACACTTTGGAGTATGGGAAGCCACA ATATACAGAGGCTGATGTCATCCCCTGCACAGGCGAGGAGCCTGgtgaagccaaggagagagaggcACTCCGGGGTGCAGTCCTAAA tGGCGGCCCTCCCAGCACACGCATCACGCCTGAGTTCTCTAAATGGGCCAATGACG AGATGCCATCCACCAGCAATGGGGAAAGCAGCAAGCAGGAGGCCATGCAGAAGACCTGCAAGAACAGCGACATCGAGAA AATCACCGAAGATTCAGCTGTGACCACGTTTGAGGCTCTGAAGGCTCGGGTCAGAGAACTTGAACGGCAGCTATCTCGTGGGGACCGTTACAAATGCCTCATCTGCATG GACTCGTACTCGATGCCCCTGACGTCCATCCAGTGTTGGCACGTGCACTGCGAGGAGTGCTGGCTGCGGACCCTG GGTGCCAAGAAGCTCTGCCCTCAGTGCAACACGATCACAGCACCCGGAGACCTGCGGAGGATCTACTTGTGA
- the RNF220 gene encoding E3 ubiquitin-protein ligase RNF220 isoform X5, producing the protein MPRARSGRRSRGAGGREETFLRVRANRQTRLNARIGKMKRRKQDEGQVCPLCNCPLAGSEQEMSRHVEHCLSKREGSCMAEDDAVDIEHENNNRFEEYEWCGQKRIRATTLLEGGFRGSGFIMCSGKENPDSDADLDVDGDDTLEYGKPQYTEADVIPCTGEEPGEAKEREALRGAVLNGGPPSTRITPEFSKWANDEMPSTSNGESSKQEAMQKTCKNSDIEKITEDSAVTTFEALKARVRELERQLSRGDRYKCLICMDSYSMPLTSIQCWHVHCEECWLRTLGAKKLCPQCNTITAPGDLRRIYL; encoded by the exons ATGCCGAGAGCCCGGAGCGGCCGGAGGAGCAGAGGGGCTGGCGGGAGGGAGGAA ACCTTTCTGCGAGTACGAGCCAACCGGCAGACCCGACTGAATG CTCGGATTGGGAAAATGAAACGGAGGAAGCAAGATGAAGGGCAGGTATGTCCCCTGTGCAACTGCCCCCTGGCAGGATCGGAGCAGGAGATGAGTAGGCATGTGGAGCATTGCCTTTCTAAG AGGGAAGGCTCCTGCATGGCTGAGGATGATGCTGTGGACATCGAGCATGAGAACAACAACCGCTTTGAGGAGTATGAATGGTGTGGGCAGAAGCGGATACGGGCCACCACTCTTCTGGAAGGTGGCTTCCGAG GCTCTGGCTTCATCATGTGCAGCGGCAAAGAGAACCCGGACAGTGATGCGGACTTGGATGTGGATGGGGATGACACTTTGGAGTATGGGAAGCCACA ATATACAGAGGCTGATGTCATCCCCTGCACAGGCGAGGAGCCTGgtgaagccaaggagagagaggcACTCCGGGGTGCAGTCCTAAA tGGCGGCCCTCCCAGCACACGCATCACGCCTGAGTTCTCTAAATGGGCCAATGACG AGATGCCATCCACCAGCAATGGGGAAAGCAGCAAGCAGGAGGCCATGCAGAAGACCTGCAAGAACAGCGACATCGAGAA AATCACCGAAGATTCAGCTGTGACCACGTTTGAGGCTCTGAAGGCTCGGGTCAGAGAACTTGAACGGCAGCTATCTCGTGGGGACCGTTACAAATGCCTCATCTGCATG GACTCGTACTCGATGCCCCTGACGTCCATCCAGTGTTGGCACGTGCACTGCGAGGAGTGCTGGCTGCGGACCCTG GGTGCCAAGAAGCTCTGCCCTCAGTGCAACACGATCACAGCACCCGGAGACCTGCGGAGGATCTACTTGTGA